In Gossypium arboreum isolate Shixiya-1 chromosome 5, ASM2569848v2, whole genome shotgun sequence, a single genomic region encodes these proteins:
- the LOC108450387 gene encoding uncharacterized protein LOC108450387, with protein sequence MRSWNSSVVLFFFSLPFLLPLSALASSIHDQHERIGHRVLMSFKEISKEANNTFDCSPSGPCVPCLYSEKSDQKYRCSETGYRIPFKCVETDDGSKAENKQKTEKGRSNLEISVINENLRQRRSLLDDSSTSESGSRAYITYRSCIPAVNEEKLSVLGFEGIIFGLLLISGSVVFLRRKRAITMPGVSAGRIQPNSRF encoded by the exons ATGAGATCTTGGAATTCATCAGTTGTTTTGTTCTTCTTTTCCTTGCCTTTCCTCCTTCCCCTCTCTGCCTTAGCTTCTTCAATTCATGACCAACA TGAAAGAATCGGGCACAGAGTTTTGATGAGCTTCAAAGAAATTTCGAAAGAAGCTAACAATACTTTCGATTGCTCTCCCTCTGGACCTTGTGTTCCTTGCCTTTACTCTGAGAAG AGTGACCAAAAATATCGATGTAGTGAGACTGGCTATCGTATCCCTTTCAAATGTGTAGAAACTGATGATGGTTCAAAGGCCGAAAATAAACAAAAAACAGAAAAGGGTAGGTCTAATCTTGAAATCTCAGTTATCAATGAGAATTTAAGACAACGAAGAAGCTTACTTGATGATTCATCGACATCGGAGAGTGGGTCACGAGCTTATATCACCTATAGGAGCTGTATACCTGCAGTTAACGAGGAGAAGTTATCAGTACTCGGTTTTGAG GGAATTATTTTTGGGTTACTGCTCATTAGTGGTTCGGTTGTATTCTTGAGAAGAAAGCGGGCCATTACCATGCCTGGAGTTTCAGCAGGGAGGATCCAACCAAACTCTAGGTTTTGA